A region from the Salidesulfovibrio onnuriiensis genome encodes:
- a CDS encoding peptidylprolyl isomerase, which produces MKKLTIFALCTMLFLAFAATGVLAGDSKEQPKDLENTLYMDLDNGRVVIEMRPDLAPKHVERIKELVRQGFYDGLTFHRVIEGFMVQTGDPKGDGTGGSGKKLKSEFNNHRHYRGVCSMARAADINSADSQFFIMLGKAPHLDRQYTVWGKVTSGMEYVDMIKKGDPARNGMVVNPDKIIRIRVAADVQE; this is translated from the coding sequence GCTTTTCCTGGCCTTTGCCGCAACCGGCGTCCTGGCCGGGGATAGCAAGGAACAACCCAAGGACCTGGAAAACACCCTGTACATGGACCTGGACAACGGCCGCGTGGTCATTGAGATGCGCCCGGACCTGGCTCCCAAGCATGTGGAGCGCATCAAGGAACTGGTGCGCCAGGGCTTCTATGACGGGCTGACCTTCCACCGGGTCATCGAGGGCTTCATGGTCCAGACCGGCGACCCCAAGGGCGACGGCACGGGCGGCTCCGGCAAGAAACTCAAGTCCGAATTCAACAATCACCGCCACTATCGCGGAGTATGCTCCATGGCCCGCGCCGCGGACATCAACAGCGCGGACAGCCAGTTCTTCATCATGCTCGGCAAGGCCCCGCACCTGGACCGCCAGTACACGGTCTGGGGCAAGGTCACCTCGGGCATGGAATATGTGGACATGATCAAGAAGGGCGACCCGGCCCGCAACGGCATGGTCGTGAACCCGGACAAGATCATCCGCATCCGTGTGGCTGCGGATGTGCAGGAATAG